One part of the Zerene cesonia ecotype Mississippi chromosome 2, Zerene_cesonia_1.1, whole genome shotgun sequence genome encodes these proteins:
- the LOC119833570 gene encoding peroxisome assembly protein 12, giving the protein MAVYAAHLTRTLQGTPSVFEVAAQEALGATVKPALRKLIEYLGSVYPDRCGWCERWYDELYLLFDCCLQYHYLKHFAASFSESFYGLMRAPVLPSSEFNLGSRLPDTLEKGSLLLLVLLPYVRDKLEKAVDRWREDLEDGRLGKSTPDRLRRAAIHIYSTVHLVSSVSRLVVLGRYLTGGCSSPSLELLVLGLTLTSAPPPPEEDTWGELFRNLVNGRFRSASLTFPMVCRAAGGGATWAAFLVQLLRWLDARPLAAAAALPAPPPPPRDEKAVRYLNKCPVCLQPWKVPTVLPVSGYIFCYTCISRQLRSSGACPVSGLPASPRALVRLYLDV; this is encoded by the exons atggcggTTTACGCGGCACATTTAACGCGAACGCTCCAAGGCACTCCGTCCGTGTTTGAAGTAGCAGCCCAAGAGGCTTTGGGAGCTACAGTGAAGCCAGCTTTGCGTAAACTTATCGAG TATCTAGGATCAGTGTACCCAGACAGATGTGGCTGGTGTGAGAGGTGGTACGATGAATTGTATCTGCTGTTTGACTGTTGCCTGCAGTACCACTACCTCAAACACTttg CGGCATCATTCTCCGAATCCTTCTATGGTTTGATGCGAGCACCGGTTTTGCCAAGCTCTGAGTTCAACCTGGGCTCTCGTCTACCGGATACTCTGGAAAAGGGATCCTTGCTGCTGCTGGTGCTCCTGCCGTATGTGAGAGATAAACTTGAGAAGGCAGTGGATAGATGGAGAGAAGATTTGGAGGATGGGAGGTTGGGGAAG AGTACACCCGACCGTCTCCGCAGAGCAGCCATCCACATATACTCCACAGTCCACCTGGTGAGCAGCGTCTCGCGGCTGGTGGTGCTGGGCCGCTACCTCACGGGCGGGTGCAGCTCCCCCTCGCTGGAACTGCTGGTACTGGGGCTGACGCTGACGAGTGCTCCGCCACCCCCCGAGGAAGATACGTGGGGAGAGCTGTTCAGGAACTTGGTGAACGGTCGGTTTAG GAGCGCGTCGCTGACGTTCCCGATGGTGTGccgcgcggcgggcggcggcgccACGTGGGCCGCCTTCCTCGTGCAGCTGCTGCGCTGGCTCGACGCGCGCCCgctcgccgccgccgccgcgctgcccgccccgcccccgcccccg CGTGATGAGAAAGCTGTCCGTTACCTGAACAAGTGCCCGGTGTGCCTGCAGCCCTGGAAGGTGCCCACCGTGCTGCCCGTCTCAGG CTACATATTCTGCTACACGTGCATATCTCGGCAACTGCGCTCCAGCGGCGCGTGCCCCGTCAGCGGCCTGCCCGCCTCGCCCAGGGCACTCGTTCGGTTGTACCTAGACGTCTAG
- the LOC119833733 gene encoding poxin-like isoform X1 — protein sequence MFCVNKMSSRTVLNEKYKGLVEQLSIPAQVVERGGRRYAVSGSTQAIHCSTPEEIAERSQTTHHYCDVFTDDVLAPLGELAYVRLDAETAEKVFLNRSKRILLVSSDGALAQWRCAPTFESANVYVAGAPIVGKSGAIVSVVTAKRGNHYAVSNAEGEGGYFETSQPWEVHDIDDAKFAYADKKFDSREELREYIASLPPADLSTPPRPLLLRGKHPRVALVAQNGRQIVHIHLSGVLTNDIEYL from the exons ATGTTTTGTGTCAAC AAGATGTCCAGCAGAACAGTTCTGAACGAAAAATACAAGGGGCTGGTGGAACAGCTGTCCATTCCGGCGCAGGTGGTGGAGCGAGGTGGACGGCGCTACGCTGTGAGCGGCTCCACGCAGGCCATACATTGTTCTACCCCCGAAGAG ATAGCTGAGCGCTCGCAGACGACTCACCACTACTGCGACGTGTTCACGGACGACGTGCTGGCGCCGCTCGGTGAGCTGGCCTATGTGCGGCTGGATGCTGAAACTGCTGAGAAG GTGTTCCTGAACCGCAGCAAGCGAATCCTGCTGGTGTCGAGCGACGGCGCGCTGGCGCAGTGGCGGTGCGCGCCGACGTTCGAGTCGGCCAACGTGTACGTGGCGGGCGCGCCCATCGTCGGCAAAAGCGGCGCCATCGTCTCCGTCGTCACCGCTAAGCGGGGCAACCATTATGCCGTTTCTAACGCTGAG GGCGAAGGCGGCTACTTCGAAACATCCCAACCCTGGGAGGTCCACGACATCGACGACGCTAAATTCGCGTACGCGGACAAAAAGTTCGACAGCCGGGAGGAACTGCGCGAGTACATAGCCTCCCTCCCCCCCGCCGACCTGAGCACCCCCCCGCGGCCCCTGCTGCTGCGCGGGAAGCACCCCCGCGTCGCTCTTGTTGCACAAAATGGCCGACAGATTGTACACATACATCTGTCTGGTGTTCTCACTaatgatattgaatatttgtaa
- the LOC119833733 gene encoding poxin-like isoform X2, which translates to MSSRTVLNEKYKGLVEQLSIPAQVVERGGRRYAVSGSTQAIHCSTPEEIAERSQTTHHYCDVFTDDVLAPLGELAYVRLDAETAEKVFLNRSKRILLVSSDGALAQWRCAPTFESANVYVAGAPIVGKSGAIVSVVTAKRGNHYAVSNAEGEGGYFETSQPWEVHDIDDAKFAYADKKFDSREELREYIASLPPADLSTPPRPLLLRGKHPRVALVAQNGRQIVHIHLSGVLTNDIEYL; encoded by the exons ATGTCCAGCAGAACAGTTCTGAACGAAAAATACAAGGGGCTGGTGGAACAGCTGTCCATTCCGGCGCAGGTGGTGGAGCGAGGTGGACGGCGCTACGCTGTGAGCGGCTCCACGCAGGCCATACATTGTTCTACCCCCGAAGAG ATAGCTGAGCGCTCGCAGACGACTCACCACTACTGCGACGTGTTCACGGACGACGTGCTGGCGCCGCTCGGTGAGCTGGCCTATGTGCGGCTGGATGCTGAAACTGCTGAGAAG GTGTTCCTGAACCGCAGCAAGCGAATCCTGCTGGTGTCGAGCGACGGCGCGCTGGCGCAGTGGCGGTGCGCGCCGACGTTCGAGTCGGCCAACGTGTACGTGGCGGGCGCGCCCATCGTCGGCAAAAGCGGCGCCATCGTCTCCGTCGTCACCGCTAAGCGGGGCAACCATTATGCCGTTTCTAACGCTGAG GGCGAAGGCGGCTACTTCGAAACATCCCAACCCTGGGAGGTCCACGACATCGACGACGCTAAATTCGCGTACGCGGACAAAAAGTTCGACAGCCGGGAGGAACTGCGCGAGTACATAGCCTCCCTCCCCCCCGCCGACCTGAGCACCCCCCCGCGGCCCCTGCTGCTGCGCGGGAAGCACCCCCGCGTCGCTCTTGTTGCACAAAATGGCCGACAGATTGTACACATACATCTGTCTGGTGTTCTCACTaatgatattgaatatttgtaa
- the LOC119835269 gene encoding protein GUCD1 — translation MDSETDTQTLHFEHNIPQIRQRFSWDCGVACVLMVLGEKQRQYFLDNFSRILREEGISRCTWTIDLCYLLKRFDVTHCIYTVRCDVNPSYKKIHTQVLNRVRKKFQDSVKNGLRLKQKVLSMQQIAQHVINFGPAILLVDIGLLTCNVCKSHTLSSELRLIFGGSYRGHYICVTGVSGNKALYRDPARAHSLCCVALHRLQLARTPLTDYDVILVNCT, via the exons ATGGACTCAGAAACTGAC acACAAACGTTACACTTCGAACACAACATACCGCAAATTCGACAGCGTTTTTCTTGGGACTGTGGTGTCGCCTGCGTGCTGATGGTGTTAGGAGAAAAACAACGACAGTATTTTTTGGACAATTTTTCAAGAATATTACGAGAAGAAGGCATAAGCCGGTGCACTTGGACTATAGATCTGTGTTATTTGTTGAAACG ATTCGATGTAACTCATTGCATATACACTGTCAGATGCGACGTGAATCCCAGCTATAAAAAGATTCATACACAG GTTTTAAATCGAGTACGCAAGAAATTTCAGGACTCCGTAAAAAATGGCCTGAGACTGAAACAAAAAGTGCTATCAATGCAACAAATAGCACAACACGTCATCAATTTTGGTCCAGCGATTTTGCTAGTTGACATTGGTTTGCTCACGTGTAACGTCTGCAAAAGTCACACGCTCTCCTCTGAATTAag GCTAATATTCGGAGGCTCGTACAGAGGGCACTACATCTGCGTGACGGGCGTGTCGGGTAACAAGGCGTTGTACCGCGACCCCGCGCGCGCGCACTCGCTCTGCTGCGTTGCCCTGCATCGCCTGCAACTGGCGCGGACGCCGCTCACCGACTATGATGTTATACTCGTGAATTGCACATGA
- the LOC119833773 gene encoding 2-methoxy-6-polyprenyl-1,4-benzoquinol methylase, mitochondrial, whose translation MALRRAFLRIGNIQRSTCRSLCTSQTLCTQTAPKEEKYEKKQTHFGFETVDEEEKTKKVHQVFETVADKYDLMNDVMSLGIHRVWKDIFMQRLAPTPGTKLLDMAGGTGDISFRYINYLRNLGPSAADKPSSVTVSDINQAMLDVGKVRAERQGYANDPLVAVDWLCADAEQLPLPDECYTAYTIAFGIRNCTHVDKVLEEAYRVLQPGGRFLCLEFSQLPNSQLQWMYDQYSFQVIPVLGQLVAGQWKPYQYLVESIRQFPDQETFKSMIENAGFRHVTYENLTFGVCSIHSGFKI comes from the exons ATGGCTCTAAGAAGAGCTTTTCTTAGGATAGGAAATATTCAACGATCGACTTGTAGGAGTCTTTGTACAAGTCAAACGCTGTGTACTCAGACTGCTccaaaagaagaaaaatatgagaaaaaacaaacacactttggTTTCGAAACTGTTGACGAGGAGGAAAAAACTAAGAAAG TTCACCAAGTATTCGAGACAGTGGCTGACAAGTACGATCTGATGAATGATGTGATGTCTCTGGGGATCCACCGAGTCTGGAAGGACATTTTCATGCAGAGGCTGGCTCCCACACCAGGAACCAAGTTGCTTGATATGGCTGGTGGCACag GTGACATATCATTCAGATACATCAACTACTTGAGAAACTTGGGTCCAAGTGCAGCTGACAAGCCGAGCAGTGTGACAGTGAGTGATATCAACCAGGCCATGCTGGATGTGGGGAAGGTCAGAGCAGaaag ACAAGGCTACGCCAACGACCCCCTGGTGGCTGTGGACTGGCTGTGCGCGGACGCAGAGCAGCTGCCTCTGCCTGATGAGTGCTACACAGCTTACACCATAGCTTTTGGCATTCGGAATTGCACGCATGTGGATAAG GTGTTAGAAGAAGCGTACCGCGTGCTGCAGCCGGGCGGCCGCTTCCTCTGCCTCGAGTTCAGCCAGCTGCCCAACTCGCAGTTGCAGTG GATGTACGACCAATATTCGTTCCAAGTGATCCCGGTGCTGGGGCAGCTGGTGGCGGGCCAGTGGAAGCCTTACCAGTACCTCGTCGAGAGCATCCGGCAGTTCCCTGACCAG GAAACCTTCAAATCGATGATCGAGAATGCAGGCTTCAGACACGTCACATACGAAAATTTAACATTCGGCGTGTGCTCCATACATTCAGGatttaagatataa